The Methylomonas sp. UP202 DNA window TTGTCACCGGTATTCCGTTCGGGCCGAGCTTGTCGAAGCCTGGGGTGGCAAGCCCTTCGACAGGGCGAACAGAGCATAGGGCAATGCCGTTAAGTTAAGCCGTTCGTGGTGAGCCTGTCGAACCATGAACGGCTTAACTTAACGGCATCGAAGCGCAAGCTGGGCACTGTAGGTGCCCACCTGTAACCTCAGGACCTAAACAACCGCGAATATTGCATCTCATGCCGACTGCTGGCCAAGGCCAGACCGAAACAACTGCCGCCGATCTGGTCGTCATTCAATTGCAACGCCTGCTCGACCAAAGCCGGCAACTCGCCGGCCAAGCTTTGCAGCAACTGCTGCCCGGCCACCTGGCCCAGCGGCACCAGCTTGATCGCACCCAGCACCTGATTTTCCAGCCAGCCCCACAAATAACCGGCAACCGCATCGGCTTTATCGATTTGCCAGCGGGTTGCCGCCAGCGCAAACAAGGCCGCCAAGGTCGCATCGGGCCGTTTTTGCCAAGTCTGGGCTTCCGGCATCTCCAACTTGATCAGCAAGCGCGCCAGGGCCTGGCCGGTCTGTTTGTCCTCGGCGCGCAATTCGGCGGTTTCCCGGCAGGCGCTCAGGGTTTGGCTCCAATGCGTGACAGCTGTAAGGTCATTAGTCCGCCAGGCATCGTACAACCGCGCCAACAGCGGAGCATCGACCTTGCCCAAGCCGTTGTGCAGCAAGCCGCGCAACCAGTCGCCGGTTTGTTCGGCATTGGTTACCCAGCCGTCATGCATCGCCGTTTCCAGCCCCTGGGAATAGCTGTACATGCCGATCGGCAAACTGGGGCTGACCAGTTGCAGCAGCCTTAACAGCGATAAATTAGTGACCATGGCTATGATAAGCGCCGGCTTCCGGTTCGAACGGCAGGGTTTGATGCTCGACGGTCAAACCCAATCCGACCAGCATTTGATCCAGCACATGATCGGTCAAAAACCGCAATTCGCCGGGCAAAATTTGCAAGGCCACGTGACGGTTGCCCAAGTGGTAACAAGCGCGGGCAAACAACAACGGATCGGCGCAGTTCACCACCGATAAGGCTTCCGGCGCGGCGTTGACCCGCACTTTAAAGCCTTGTTCGTTGGTCAGCACCGCGCCGTGCTTCAAGGTTTGCCCTCTGGGCAAAAACACCCCGACTTGAACGCCGCCTTGGGTAATGGCCGGTTGCCGGGACTTTTGCCGGGCCTCGAAGGGCAGGGTTAGGGTGTCGTCGGGAGATTCTTGGGATTCTGTGGTTTCGGTGAGTTTTAGCATTTGCTTATTTTGTGTAGGTCGGGTTAGCGAAGCGTAACCCGACACGTCGGCTTCCAGATTACTTGATGTCTTTTGGTCTTGTTGTGTCGCTGTCGCGACGGGTTTTTTACATGTCGGTTCGCGGACCGACAACCGCGTTACTTTCGCTACGAAAATCGTCCCTGGTTTTCGCCCTTTGGCCAACCTGTCGGTTGTTCAAATTCATTCCAAACGAATTTGTGCTTGGCCTCGGCAATTGCTCCATGCCTTGCTATACCTCCGGCATCCATGCAGTCGAAAAGAAAGAAACCAAAGAAATGGCCATCCCATGCCGCTTGAATCACTCGGTACATTCATATACCTTGCCCTTCGAGTGCTATCGCATGCAAATCGGCTATCCTGTCGATTTGCCCTGTGCTCCGAAGGGTTTGAGCGGGGGCTCGAATGGGCATTCAGCCCCTGCGAAAAACGCGATGTATCCTTGCATCGCCCCTGCGGACAAATCCGCCTCAACCCTCCGGTACTCGGCGCGGCGTCAGGGGAGAAAAAAACTCCCAACATTAATGCTGTCTTGTTTCTTATCGTTCCGAAACTCCAGCGTCGGAACTACTCAAGACGTGGGTTAATTGCTTTGCAATATGGGTGTAAACCCTTTGGTTGCTAACCATAAGCTTATGTAACGGTGCATTGATTTTATGGTTGCTAGCCATCCGCCATTCGGAGCTTTTGGACGGCACTATCATCGCATCTAGCGGCGTTCTATACGTATGTAAGGCAATATGCGCAAGCTTGTTTTCGGACTTGGCTAGTTCATTAAGTAACGGGCTATTCGGCCTTAAATCCTTTACGCCTTGGCCGGGGTACAAATACGCGGTTAGCGTTCCTTTGAGCGGACCGGATATCGCGAAAAAAGCTTTTGTCCGTCGATAGCCGTCTAATTGTTGCAAGTAATAACGGGATACTATTGTGCCCATACTAAAACCGACAACGGCAATCGGCTCATCGTTACTAACTTGTTCGTCAATATATTGCTTCAGTTTTTCAGATAGATCGGCAATTCCTAGTCGCGCATCTGCTGGTTTTAAGTCAGGTGCAAAGCATTGATGACCGTTTGCTTCCAATTTCGCGATTAAACGGTGAAATATTCTTCCTGTATCAAATATGCCATGGACAAGTATTACTTTCATAATCGGATATTTAGGATATTTGTTGTATTGTTGAGCCGATTTTGAAGTGCCCAGGTTGAGCACGATTTAGCCAGCGTAGTCCAATGGGATGGACTCCTCCCCCCTAGCGGCATCGAAGTGCCGGAGGGGTAAACTTAAGTGACCCAACAAACGGATAACGACACCTAAAAACACAAAAACCATCAAGTAGGGTTTGCTTCGCCATATATGCCCATGGATAACGCTATAAACCAAACTCAAGCCATTTTCCGATCAGAATCATCCGAAAGATGGACGTTAAATTTCAGTCCCAATGCATTTGTCACCTTCAAAATAGTGCCGAAACTTGGATTACCCTCGCCGGACAACGCTTTATATAAACTTTCCCGCCCCATACCGGTATCCTTGGCCAACTGCGTCATGCTGCGGGCGCGGGCGACATTGCCCAAGGCTTTGGCGATAAAGGCGGCGTCGTCGCCGGCTTCTTCGAAACAAGCTTGCAAATACAATTCGATGTCTTCGTCGGTTTGTAAATGCTCGGCCGAATCCCAGCGTTTTAATTTGATTGTCATGATTGCTCCTTAATTTGTCTGGCCAACTGAATAGCGGTCTTGATGTCTTGAGCCTGCGAGGACTTATCGCCGCCAGCCAGTAGTACAACGATTTCGTAGCCGTCTCCACGTTGCGTGTAATAAATCCGATAACCCGGACCGGTGTTGACGCGCATTTCGGATACGCCTTCGCCAACCGGTTTGCAATCGCCGAAATGACCATCCTCGGCACGGTCGATACGCATTTGGATACGACGTTTGGCCTGAATGTCTTTCAAGCCGGTAAACCAGTGGTCGAAAAGCTCGGTCGTTAAAACGGTTTTCACGTTCCGATTGTATCCTAATTTATACAGATATAAAGCGATTGATCGGACTTAAACATTCCAGCCTTTCAACATCAAAACAAAAAATCCAACGCCGCCCTAATCTCAAACCGCAAAGCCTCCAGCGATGTTACCGGCTCCGTCAATATTCTTACCGGAACCGCAGCCAATTCCGGCATTTCCAAAACGTATTCGACGCCGTCGATGTCCAAGACCGGCATTAAATTAGCCGGTAACGAAATCGCCCGGAAGCGGTCGCGCCGCCGTAACGGGACCACAATCCGGCTATCCAAGCCATTCAAAACATCGCTTTGCACATCCAAGAAAAAGGGTGCATCGGCGGATTTGTCGCTGTTATTGCCGTAGACCTCGAAACGCGCCATGTCAGAAGATCCGGAATTTGTCTAGCGGTAAACCATCTTGTTCCAAGATTTGGTTATAGGCCGAAATAAATTCGGCATGTTCCTGCCGCCAACGGCTTTCGCGCTCGCTACGCACCAGTTCGCGCAAGTAGCGGTCGCAGGCTTGCGAAATATTCATGTTCAACGTCTTGGCTTCGGCC harbors:
- the ureE gene encoding urease accessory protein UreE, whose translation is MLKLTETTESQESPDDTLTLPFEARQKSRQPAITQGGVQVGVFLPRGQTLKHGAVLTNEQGFKVRVNAAPEALSVVNCADPLLFARACYHLGNRHVALQILPGELRFLTDHVLDQMLVGLGLTVEHQTLPFEPEAGAYHSHGH
- a CDS encoding urease accessory UreF family protein, which gives rise to MVTNLSLLRLLQLVSPSLPIGMYSYSQGLETAMHDGWVTNAEQTGDWLRGLLHNGLGKVDAPLLARLYDAWRTNDLTAVTHWSQTLSACRETAELRAEDKQTGQALARLLIKLEMPEAQTWQKRPDATLAALFALAATRWQIDKADAVAGYLWGWLENQVLGAIKLVPLGQVAGQQLLQSLAGELPALVEQALQLNDDQIGGSCFGLALASSRHEMQYSRLFRS
- a CDS encoding type II toxin-antitoxin system CcdA family antitoxin, producing the protein MHYVAHTLDALRRNHDTQQHSQKATNLTLSADVLAEAKTLNMNISQACDRYLRELVRSERESRWRQEHAEFISAYNQILEQDGLPLDKFRIF
- a CDS encoding alpha/beta fold hydrolase, with product MLNLGTSKSAQQYNKYPKYPIMKVILVHGIFDTGRIFHRLIAKLEANGHQCFAPDLKPADARLGIADLSEKLKQYIDEQVSNDEPIAVVGFSMGTIVSRYYLQQLDGYRRTKAFFAISGPLKGTLTAYLYPGQGVKDLRPNSPLLNELAKSENKLAHIALHTYRTPLDAMIVPSKSSEWRMASNHKINAPLHKLMVSNQRVYTHIAKQLTHVLSSSDAGVSER
- a CDS encoding addiction module antidote protein gives rise to the protein MTIKLKRWDSAEHLQTDEDIELYLQACFEEAGDDAAFIAKALGNVARARSMTQLAKDTGMGRESLYKALSGEGNPSFGTILKVTNALGLKFNVHLSDDSDRKMA
- a CDS encoding type II toxin-antitoxin system RelE/ParE family toxin → MKTVLTTELFDHWFTGLKDIQAKRRIQMRIDRAEDGHFGDCKPVGEGVSEMRVNTGPGYRIYYTQRGDGYEIVVLLAGGDKSSQAQDIKTAIQLARQIKEQS
- a CDS encoding CcdB family protein translates to MARFEVYGNNSDKSADAPFFLDVQSDVLNGLDSRIVVPLRRRDRFRAISLPANLMPVLDIDGVEYVLEMPELAAVPVRILTEPVTSLEALRFEIRAALDFLF